One window of Macrococcus sp. 19Msa1099 genomic DNA carries:
- a CDS encoding transglycosylase domain-containing protein, whose amino-acid sequence MANKTSYKDKFKRQLIGYKEGFKNIKFTPYVIFNGLYETVSKTLLFLITAGILFATLMLGIGSGYFLALVKDEPVKSNSELKKSLYEMTQSTTVYFGSGESLGNLNADTQRQVIKLKDMSPHVKDALIATEDESFYRHRGIVPKAFIRATAQEFLNTGATSGGSTLTQQLIKNQLLTNETSFQRKAKEMMLSFKVEKALTKDEIIEAYLNVVSFGRNTNGQNIAGIEAAAQGIFGVKANELNIAQAAYIAGLPQNPYTYTPFLQDGSVKSKDDLAYGLTRQQYVLSRMYQENKISKTEYDKAKSFNIVKSFTKDVETPNEKYPFLTQEVEDEAIDILKYHFASKDNVSKTELDETPVLQEKYKGIAERAVRNDGYIVETTINKPIFDAMNAVKDNPNYYSYDRQVEAGGKTKTLSQEVGVLLKENKTGKIIAFIGGRDHDKSQNNHAMKTKRSPGSTIKPLLTYAPAMEYGITAPETMLLDKKFNYNGYEPENYARMEYGNVTTRYALENSLNLSTLRLYSSIQDKKPWELLNKMDFNIPGSEQENLSLALGATDITLKNNVDGFSTLANGGNYQESYMIERIKAKDGKVIYQHEAKPERIYSASTAYMTTDMLRGVLDTGSAYSLKGTFLYNQDWAGKTGTTQDAKDSLFVAYNPKVTMGIWMGYDVPTTFDEENHYQLKLWRDIANQISSIDQSQMGVGERFNQPKSVTKQSICQFTNSTSGCVSGESTKESLVSDKTDLTQKTLDTPDVLNRLGIKLDPATKSKIFTKSKQNTQKKKRN is encoded by the coding sequence ATGGCAAACAAAACTTCATACAAAGATAAATTTAAGCGTCAGCTTATAGGCTATAAGGAAGGATTCAAAAACATTAAATTTACCCCCTACGTTATCTTTAATGGCCTTTATGAAACTGTTTCAAAAACACTGCTCTTTCTAATCACAGCAGGCATTTTATTCGCTACGCTCATGCTTGGGATCGGTAGCGGCTATTTCCTGGCACTAGTAAAAGATGAGCCGGTAAAGTCTAACAGTGAACTGAAGAAATCACTTTATGAGATGACACAAAGTACAACTGTATATTTCGGTTCGGGAGAATCACTTGGTAATTTAAACGCTGATACACAGCGACAAGTTATTAAGCTTAAAGATATGAGCCCTCATGTGAAAGATGCATTGATCGCTACTGAAGATGAAAGTTTCTATCGCCATAGAGGTATCGTACCGAAAGCTTTTATACGAGCAACTGCTCAAGAATTTCTTAACACTGGCGCGACGAGTGGCGGCAGTACTTTAACACAGCAGCTTATCAAGAATCAGCTGTTAACAAATGAAACTTCCTTCCAAAGAAAAGCCAAAGAAATGATGCTTTCTTTTAAAGTAGAAAAAGCACTGACGAAAGATGAAATTATTGAAGCTTATTTAAATGTCGTCAGTTTTGGTCGCAACACGAATGGTCAGAACATCGCTGGAATCGAAGCGGCTGCTCAAGGGATTTTCGGTGTTAAAGCAAACGAGCTTAACATCGCTCAAGCTGCATATATCGCAGGCCTTCCACAAAATCCTTATACATATACACCCTTTTTGCAGGACGGTTCAGTCAAGTCTAAAGATGATCTTGCATATGGGCTGACAAGACAGCAATATGTTCTGTCACGTATGTATCAGGAAAATAAGATCAGTAAAACAGAATATGATAAAGCAAAATCATTTAACATCGTTAAGTCATTTACGAAAGATGTAGAGACGCCAAACGAAAAATATCCTTTCCTGACCCAAGAAGTTGAAGATGAAGCTATAGATATTCTGAAATACCACTTTGCTTCAAAGGATAATGTTTCAAAGACAGAACTTGATGAAACACCCGTTCTTCAAGAAAAGTATAAGGGTATCGCAGAACGTGCTGTACGTAACGATGGGTATATCGTAGAAACTACAATTAATAAACCCATTTTCGATGCAATGAATGCAGTTAAAGATAATCCTAACTATTATTCTTATGACCGACAAGTAGAGGCAGGCGGAAAAACAAAGACATTGAGCCAAGAAGTCGGTGTCCTTTTAAAAGAAAATAAGACAGGTAAAATTATCGCGTTTATTGGTGGCCGAGATCACGATAAGTCACAAAATAACCACGCAATGAAAACGAAACGTTCTCCAGGATCTACAATCAAACCATTATTAACCTATGCTCCTGCAATGGAGTATGGCATTACGGCGCCAGAGACGATGCTGCTCGATAAAAAGTTTAATTACAATGGTTATGAACCAGAAAACTATGCTCGTATGGAATACGGGAATGTGACAACACGTTATGCGTTAGAGAATTCTTTAAACTTAAGTACTTTAAGACTATATTCTAGTATTCAGGATAAGAAGCCATGGGAATTATTAAACAAGATGGACTTTAATATTCCAGGATCTGAACAGGAAAACTTATCATTAGCACTCGGTGCGACAGATATCACGCTTAAAAATAATGTGGATGGTTTCTCGACTTTAGCCAATGGAGGAAACTATCAAGAAAGCTATATGATCGAACGTATTAAAGCTAAAGATGGCAAAGTCATCTATCAGCATGAAGCAAAACCAGAGCGTATTTATAGTGCATCTACCGCTTATATGACGACTGATATGTTACGTGGCGTACTCGATACTGGTAGTGCTTATTCATTGAAAGGTACCTTCCTATATAATCAGGACTGGGCCGGCAAGACAGGTACGACTCAAGATGCAAAAGACAGTCTGTTTGTTGCTTATAACCCTAAAGTAACAATGGGTATCTGGATGGGCTATGATGTTCCAACTACATTTGATGAAGAAAATCATTACCAGCTCAAGTTATGGCGTGATATCGCCAATCAGATTTCATCAATCGATCAATCCCAGATGGGTGTCGGTGAACGATTTAACCAGCCAAAGAGCGTAACAAAACAAAGCATCTGTCAATTTACGAATAGCACATCCGGCTGTGTATCTGGTGAATCTACAAAAGAAAGTCTCGTATCTGACAAAACTGATTTAACTCAGAAAACACTAGATACTCCTGATGTATTGAATAGACTTGGTATTAAGCTAGACCCTGCAACAAAAAGTAAGATCTTTACGAAATCGAAACAAAATACGCAAAAGAAAAAGAGAAACTAA
- a CDS encoding formate--tetrahydrofolate ligase — translation MTKYLSDLEIANQATIKPIAEIAEAAGIPDDAVEQYGHYKAKIDTSKVTTDKQGKVVLVTAMSPTPAGEGKSTVTVGISDAFKALGKNVMVALREPSLGPVFGMKGGATGGGRAQVLPMEEINLHFNGDLHAITTANNALAAFIDNHIYQGNRLNIDPRRVEWKRVIDMNDRALRQVVVGLGGPFKGVPREDGFDITVASEIMAVFCLSNNIEDLKENLGKMTIGYTYDRKPVTVKELGVEGALALILKDALKPNLVQTIEGTPALIHGGPFANIAHGCNSIIATKTARKLADIVVTESGFGSDLGAEKFMDIKARKAGIQPDAIVVVATIRALKMHGEVAKNELGAENVEALKSGIQNLEKHIENLNQFGVEPVIALNNFVTDTDAEREFVINWAKEHGVKLALTEVWEHGGEGGKDLANLVLEVLEQPQNFKPLYDLSLPVEEKIRTIVQKIYGADDVVFTDKAKKQLKTIADNGWNEYPVCMAKTQYSFSDDPKKLGRPSGFEITIRELIPKTGAGFIVALTGDIMTMPGLPKEPAALRMDVDKEGNAVGLF, via the coding sequence ATGACGAAATATTTATCAGATTTAGAAATTGCTAATCAGGCAACGATTAAACCGATTGCTGAAATCGCTGAAGCTGCAGGTATTCCTGATGATGCGGTTGAGCAATACGGGCATTATAAAGCAAAGATTGACACTTCTAAAGTGACTACAGATAAGCAAGGTAAAGTAGTACTTGTGACTGCGATGAGTCCAACACCGGCTGGTGAAGGTAAATCAACAGTCACTGTAGGTATTTCAGATGCATTTAAAGCGTTAGGTAAGAACGTTATGGTAGCTTTGCGTGAGCCGAGTTTAGGTCCGGTATTTGGTATGAAAGGTGGAGCGACTGGTGGGGGTCGTGCACAAGTCTTACCGATGGAAGAAATTAATCTGCACTTCAATGGAGATTTACACGCCATCACAACAGCAAATAATGCATTAGCAGCATTTATCGATAATCATATTTATCAAGGGAATAGATTAAATATTGATCCACGTCGCGTTGAGTGGAAGCGTGTCATCGATATGAATGACCGTGCATTACGTCAAGTGGTTGTTGGTCTTGGTGGTCCTTTCAAAGGAGTACCCCGTGAAGATGGTTTCGATATCACGGTAGCAAGTGAAATCATGGCTGTATTCTGTCTTTCAAACAATATTGAAGATCTAAAAGAAAACCTAGGAAAAATGACAATCGGTTATACTTATGACCGCAAACCAGTTACTGTTAAAGAATTAGGAGTAGAAGGTGCCTTAGCATTAATCCTTAAAGATGCATTAAAACCAAACTTAGTACAAACAATCGAAGGTACACCTGCGCTTATTCACGGTGGACCGTTCGCTAATATTGCTCACGGATGTAACTCAATCATCGCAACGAAGACTGCACGTAAATTAGCAGATATCGTTGTTACTGAATCAGGATTTGGTTCAGATTTAGGTGCTGAGAAGTTCATGGATATTAAAGCGCGTAAAGCAGGTATACAACCAGATGCAATCGTTGTAGTTGCTACTATCCGTGCGCTTAAGATGCATGGTGAAGTTGCAAAGAATGAGCTTGGAGCTGAAAATGTAGAAGCATTAAAATCCGGTATTCAGAACCTAGAGAAACATATCGAAAACTTAAATCAATTTGGTGTTGAACCAGTTATCGCTTTAAATAATTTCGTTACGGATACAGATGCTGAACGTGAATTTGTTATTAACTGGGCAAAAGAACATGGTGTGAAATTAGCATTAACTGAAGTATGGGAACATGGTGGTGAAGGTGGTAAAGATTTGGCGAACTTAGTATTAGAAGTGCTGGAACAACCACAAAACTTTAAACCATTATATGACCTATCGTTACCAGTTGAAGAGAAAATCCGTACAATCGTTCAAAAGATCTACGGTGCAGATGATGTAGTATTCACTGATAAAGCGAAGAAACAATTAAAAACAATCGCTGACAATGGCTGGAATGAATATCCAGTATGTATGGCGAAGACGCAATACTCATTCTCTGATGATCCTAAGAAACTAGGTCGTCCATCTGGATTTGAAATTACAATCCGTGAATTAATTCCTAAGACAGGTGCAGGATTCATCGTTGCATTAACAGGGGACATTATGACCATGCCTGGTCTTCCAAAAGAACCGGCAGCACTGCGTATGGATGTAGATAAAGAGGGTAATGCAGTAGGTTTATTCTAA
- the tyrS gene encoding tyrosine--tRNA ligase — MTSALLEDLRWRGLIYQETNPEEMEALLNKESVSVYCGTDPTADSLHIGHLLPFMTLKRFQAHGHRPVVLIGGATGMIGDPSGRTDERTLQTLAQVQHNVDGISKQMEQLFDFGTENGAIRVDNKDWLGEIDLLTFLRDYGKHVGVNYLLNKDSIASRLETGISFTEFTYTILQAIDFGHLNKTLNVKLQIGGSDQWGNITSGMELMRRMYGEVEAYGMTVPLVVKSDGKKFGKSEGGAIWLDRTKTTPYEFYQFWINTPDSDVIKFLKYFTFLSKEEIDALEASVENEPHLRLAQKRLAEEVTKYVHDESALEEAVNITNALFKGDLKALTADQLRTSFKDVPQAKVTTTNLVELLIEAGISPSKRQAREDITNGAISINGEKVQDVAYEIVATDKIEGEFTIIRRGKKKYFMIIH, encoded by the coding sequence ATGACAAGTGCATTATTAGAAGATTTAAGATGGAGAGGTTTAATCTATCAGGAGACGAATCCTGAAGAAATGGAAGCTTTGCTGAATAAGGAATCGGTAAGCGTATACTGTGGAACGGACCCGACTGCAGATAGCCTGCATATCGGCCATCTCCTTCCTTTCATGACTTTAAAACGATTCCAGGCACATGGACATCGCCCTGTCGTTCTCATTGGGGGCGCTACAGGAATGATTGGCGATCCATCTGGGAGAACAGATGAGCGTACACTGCAGACATTAGCGCAAGTTCAGCATAATGTCGACGGTATCAGCAAACAGATGGAGCAGTTATTTGATTTCGGTACTGAAAATGGTGCAATTCGTGTAGACAATAAAGACTGGCTTGGTGAAATTGATCTGTTGACGTTCTTAAGAGATTACGGAAAGCATGTCGGTGTAAACTATTTATTAAATAAAGACAGTATCGCATCTCGTCTTGAAACAGGGATTTCTTTCACAGAGTTTACTTATACAATTCTGCAGGCCATTGACTTTGGACATTTAAATAAAACATTGAACGTTAAGCTCCAGATCGGTGGCAGTGACCAGTGGGGTAATATCACAAGTGGGATGGAACTCATGCGACGTATGTATGGCGAAGTTGAAGCTTATGGTATGACAGTTCCTTTAGTTGTAAAATCTGACGGCAAGAAGTTTGGTAAATCGGAAGGAGGGGCCATTTGGTTAGATCGCACGAAGACGACACCTTATGAGTTCTACCAGTTCTGGATCAATACACCAGATAGCGATGTTATCAAGTTTTTAAAATACTTTACCTTCTTAAGTAAAGAAGAGATAGATGCTTTAGAAGCATCCGTTGAAAACGAACCGCACTTGCGTCTTGCACAAAAACGATTAGCCGAAGAGGTAACGAAATATGTCCATGATGAATCTGCATTAGAAGAAGCAGTTAATATTACAAACGCTTTATTCAAAGGGGATTTAAAGGCTTTAACAGCGGATCAGTTACGCACAAGCTTTAAAGATGTGCCACAGGCAAAAGTTACAACAACAAATCTCGTTGAATTATTAATAGAAGCGGGCATCTCTCCAAGTAAACGTCAGGCAAGAGAAGATATTACAAACGGTGCGATATCGATTAACGGAGAGAAGGTTCAGGATGTTGCGTATGAAATCGTAGCGACTGACAAGATTGAGGGTGAGTTTACGATTATTAGACGTGGCAAAAAGAAATACTTTATGATTATTCACTAA
- a CDS encoding LemA family protein, whose product MKKLLVPVIGLIVLLLVIGSMLIGPYNKLVDLDTEVEKSQAKIDTQLQRRLDLIPNLVETVKGYAKHEEKVFKDVSDARAKLAGANTMEEKAEANAQVSSALSRLIAIQENYPELKADTQFTGLRDELAGTENRIAVARNDYNDIVTEYNKVVKRFPGSVVAGLFGFEKKEFFKADSAAKDAPNVDFNSDKDSE is encoded by the coding sequence ATGAAAAAGTTATTAGTACCGGTGATCGGTCTCATCGTATTATTATTAGTAATCGGTAGTATGTTGATCGGTCCCTATAATAAACTTGTTGATTTAGATACAGAAGTTGAAAAATCTCAAGCGAAGATTGATACGCAGTTACAACGTCGTCTTGATTTAATTCCTAATTTAGTTGAAACAGTTAAAGGTTACGCAAAACATGAGGAAAAAGTATTCAAAGATGTCTCTGATGCACGTGCGAAATTAGCAGGTGCAAATACAATGGAAGAAAAAGCAGAAGCGAACGCACAAGTAAGCTCAGCTTTAAGTCGACTAATCGCAATTCAGGAGAACTATCCAGAACTTAAAGCAGATACACAGTTCACAGGGCTTCGTGATGAACTTGCAGGTACAGAAAATCGTATCGCAGTAGCACGTAATGACTATAATGATATTGTTACGGAATATAACAAAGTCGTTAAACGTTTCCCAGGTAGTGTCGTTGCCGGATTATTTGGATTTGAAAAGAAAGAGTTCTTTAAAGCTGATAGTGCTGCAAAAGATGCACCAAATGTAGATTTTAATTCTGATAAGGATTCTGAGTAA